TGCCTTCAGCCCATCGAACCACCATCAGGCCACCGCCGCCCCACGCGCCCACCCGCACCCACCAAAACAAAAGACCCCGATCCCCCAACAGGGAGAACCGGGGCCTCCTGGCCACGCCCAACTCAGGGCTTCGGCAGCACCACCACGCGGCGCTGCGGCTCCTCGCCCTCGCTCTCGCTGTGCACCCCCGCCACGGCGGCGACGGCGTCGTGCACGACCTTGCGCTCGAACGGCGTCATCGGGTGCAACCGCACCTTCTCACCACTGGCCAGCACCTTCTCGGCGGTGGTGCGGCCGAGTTCGGCCAGTTCCGCCCGCCGACCCGCGCGCCAGCCGGCGATGTCCAGCATGAGCCGGCTGCGCACGCCCGTCTCCTGCTGCACCGCGAGCCTGGTGAGCTCCTGCAGCGACTCCAGCACCGAGCCGCGCGGACCGACCAGCTTCTCCAGGTCGTCACCGCCGTCGATGCTGACGATCGCACGACCGGCCTCGACGTCGAGGTCGATGTCGCCGTCGTAGTCGAGCAGGTCGAGCAGTCGTTCGAGGTAGTCCCCCGCGATGTCGCCCTCTTGGACGAGCAGGTCCTCCGAGTTCCCCGACCGCGCCGCCGGGGCTTGCTCGGCCTCGGGCGCGTCCACGTCGGCCGCCTGCAACGTCTCCGACACGATGTCTCCTCTCCAGGGTCAACGACGCTTCTTGTTGCCCTGCTTCTTGCCCGCGGATCGGCCTGGGCTCAGGCCGGGAATCTCGGTGGACGGCTTGGCGGTCCCGGTGGACCCGCTCGGCACGTCGTCCTGCTTGGCCGGCTCGTCGGCGGCCGACGGCTGGGTGGCCTGCTGCTGGGTGGCCTGCTGCCGGGTGACCTGCGACTGGGCCGCCGGCTTCCGCTGCTGCGGCTTGACCCCGGGCTTCGGCTTCTGGCCCGGCTTGGGCGCGAGCGCCTGGCGCTGCGCGGTCGCCTCGACCTTCTTGGCCTCTTCCTCGCGGTCGATGCGGTGGTAGACCACGTACTGCTGGCCCAGCGTCCACGCGTTGTTGCTCAGCCAGTACAGCAGGATCGCGACGGGGAAGAACAGGCCGCCGACCAGCACGCCCAGCGGGAAGATGTAGAGCGTCAGCTTGTTCATGATCGCGGTCTGCGGGTTGTCCGCCGCGGCCTGCGTCTGGCGGCGCACCGAGTGCCGCGCGGTGAAGTGCGTGGCGATCGACGCGACGATCATCAGCGGGATCGAGACGAACAGCACCGAGTTGCGCGAGGTGGCGAAGTCGGCCAGCTGCTCGGCGGGCATGGTGATGAACGTCGACAGGTTGGCGCCGAACAGCTTGGCGTTGACGAACGACTGCACGCCCTGCGCGTCGAAGAAGTAGACCTCGCCCCAGCCGGGCTTGAACGAGCGCAGCACGTGGAACAGGCCGATGAACACCGGGATCTGCACCAGCATGGGCAGGCAGCCGCCCAGCGGGTTCACGCCGTGCTCGGCCTGGAGCTTCTGCATCTCCTGGGCCTGGCGCTGCCGGTCGTTGGCGTACTTCTTCTTGATCTTCTGCAGCTCGGGCGCGAACTCCTGCATCTTCCGCATCGACCGCACCTGGCCGACGAACGGCTTGAACAGCAGGGCGCGGAGCGTGAAGACGAGGAACACCACGGCCAGGGCCCACGCGAACCCGCTCGACTCGCCGAAGATGTGGCCGAACACCCAGTGCCAACACCACAGGATGAAGGACACCGGGTAGTAGATGAAGTTGAGCACTAGCTACTCCTCGGCAGGAAGGTCGGGGACCGCGTTCCGCCTGGGCGGGACCGGGTCCAGGCCACCAGGGTGCCAGGGGCCGCAGCGGCCCAGCCGGCGCAGGGTCAGCCAGGAGCCGCGCAGCGCACCGTGGACGGTCAACGCCTCCACCGCGTAGGCACTGCAACTGGGGTGGAAGCGGCAGGTCGGGGGCAGCGCGGGCGAGACGAACTTCCGGTAGAAGCGCACCGGCAGCAGCAGGAGCCGCACGGCGGGGCTCGCCTGGGTGGTCGTCATCGCAGCACCTTGCGCAGCGCCGCGTCGAGGTCGCGGCCGAGCTCGGCGCTGTCCGCGTCGGCCGACGGTGCCAACGCGCGGACGACCAGCGAAGTTCCGGGCGGGAGCAGGTGCAGCCGGTCGCGCGCCACGTGGCGCAGCCTGCGGCTGACGCGGTGGCGGACCACCGAGTTGCCCACGGCCTTGCTCACGACGAAGCCCACCTTGGAGGGTTCCAAGGTGGGCTGTGCCGATGTGCTGCTGCCCGTCGGGGTCAGGACGTGCACCACCAGGCGCGGCCGACCGGCCCGGCGGCCCCGGCGGACCACCAGGCCG
This portion of the Saccharothrix syringae genome encodes:
- a CDS encoding Jag family protein, encoding MSETLQAADVDAPEAEQAPAARSGNSEDLLVQEGDIAGDYLERLLDLLDYDGDIDLDVEAGRAIVSIDGGDDLEKLVGPRGSVLESLQELTRLAVQQETGVRSRLMLDIAGWRAGRRAELAELGRTTAEKVLASGEKVRLHPMTPFERKVVHDAVAAVAGVHSESEGEEPQRRVVVLPKP
- the yidC gene encoding membrane protein insertase YidC; its protein translation is MLNFIYYPVSFILWCWHWVFGHIFGESSGFAWALAVVFLVFTLRALLFKPFVGQVRSMRKMQEFAPELQKIKKKYANDRQRQAQEMQKLQAEHGVNPLGGCLPMLVQIPVFIGLFHVLRSFKPGWGEVYFFDAQGVQSFVNAKLFGANLSTFITMPAEQLADFATSRNSVLFVSIPLMIVASIATHFTARHSVRRQTQAAADNPQTAIMNKLTLYIFPLGVLVGGLFFPVAILLYWLSNNAWTLGQQYVVYHRIDREEEAKKVEATAQRQALAPKPGQKPKPGVKPQQRKPAAQSQVTRQQATQQQATQPSAADEPAKQDDVPSGSTGTAKPSTEIPGLSPGRSAGKKQGNKKRR
- the yidD gene encoding membrane protein insertion efficiency factor YidD, producing MTTTQASPAVRLLLLPVRFYRKFVSPALPPTCRFHPSCSAYAVEALTVHGALRGSWLTLRRLGRCGPWHPGGLDPVPPRRNAVPDLPAEE
- the rnpA gene encoding ribonuclease P protein component, which produces MLPAVNRLTRSQDFGLVVRRGRRAGRPRLVVHVLTPTGSSTSAQPTLEPSKVGFVVSKAVGNSVVRHRVSRRLRHVARDRLHLLPPGTSLVVRALAPSADADSAELGRDLDAALRKVLR